The Syntrophobacterales bacterium genome contains the following window.
TCCGAAGAACAAGGGCGAATGGCTATCACTGCCGTTGAAACCGATGAACATGGCATGGCCCTGTTTGGGGTAAATGAGGAGATCAGCAGAAGATCCGGGTTTGACCCAAGCGCACCCCGTGTGTTGGTAACCCAAGTCATTGTGGGTAACCTCGAACCTGCAAGTCATCATGGAGGGGTTGCAACCGTGAGCAATCGGGCCATGGTCTCGGGTTTTAGCGTTTCTGTCGTGAAGAGACGGGAGGTCCAAGCCAGCATGTCATATGCAATCGATATGCCTGCCCCCGAAGCGTATTGCCCGGAGAAACTCCATGAGTTCCATAATTGATGGTTGAGTCTGGCCGTCCTGCCAAGCATTCCCGGCGTACTGAGTCTAGGAAATTTGCCCGTTAGCGTAATCGCACCTAGGCCATATTTCCAGGCGTTAATGAAGTGGTTTTTACACTTTTCCACTGTGCAGTGCGCTGCAGCTTCGGCGACGAAGAATAGGTAGTGTAGCTATTGGCGACGGAATAGATGTAGCCTATCTTGGAACCAACGCCAAAGGCGCCGTTTAGTCTATGATCCGGCTTATCGTACCCATTTCCCGTTCTGTTCCTTTCTGGGAAGGTAGATAAACTTCAAGCCAAGACCCACCGCTATCATGGCCAGGCTCAATATCTGTCCCATGGACAGAATGCCCAGAAAATAACCTAATTGCAGGTCAGGCTCCCTGAATAGCTCACAGAATATTCTGAAAACGCCGTAAAGCACAAGAAAAAGGGCGAGTACATCCCCGTCCCTTTTCTTCTTGTCTTTATATATCCAAAGGACAATGAACATTACGAGACCTTCCAAGAATGCCTCGTAGAGTTGCGAAGGGTGCCTTGGCTGTGCGCCCCCCTGGGGGAATATCATAGCCCATGGGAACTGTGAAGGTTTCCCAAAGAGCTCACCGTTGATGAAATTGCCTATCCTTCCGAACATGAGACCAACAGGGCAGGTAGGAATGATAAGGTCTCCAATGCCGAAAAAGTTGAGGCGTTTTCGCTTTATTGTAATATAGCCTGCAATGGTTGCCCCTATGAGTCCTCCGTGAAAGGACATGCCGCCATGCCAAAGTGCCAGAGCCTCAGCGGGATGCTCCAAATAAAATCCAAGATTGTAAAAAAGAACGTACCCGAGCCTCGCCCCCACGATAAGCCCGAGGATGAGACAAAAAAAGAGGTCGTCAATTGTGGTTTGAGCGATACTGATTTTTTTCTTTCTTAATTGGTA
Protein-coding sequences here:
- the lgt gene encoding prolipoprotein diacylglyceryl transferase, with protein sequence MISYPDIDPVIVKIGPLALRWYGLMYAFGFISSYLLLCYQLRKKKISIAQTTIDDLFFCLILGLIVGARLGYVLFYNLGFYLEHPAEALALWHGGMSFHGGLIGATIAGYITIKRKRLNFFGIGDLIIPTCPVGLMFGRIGNFINGELFGKPSQFPWAMIFPQGGAQPRHPSQLYEAFLEGLVMFIVLWIYKDKKKRDGDVLALFLVLYGVFRIFCELFREPDLQLGYFLGILSMGQILSLAMIAVGLGLKFIYLPRKEQNGKWVR